The genomic DNA AGGGAATTATGAAGTCATCGCAGTACAATGCGGATAACCCCTTTGCCAAGTTCGCCCAATACATCAAACTGACGCAGGCGGGCAGTAATACTCAAGTGCAGATTGATGCAGACGGTAATGGCAGCGGCACCGCAATGACAACTCTGATGACCTTGCAGAATGTCAGTGCCAGCAGCATTCAGTCCACGAACTTCATCCTCGGCTAATTGCGATCGATCGCGATCGATTGAGCCTTAAGCTACAAACGATTCAGGGGGCGCAAGCCCCTTTTTTACTCAATTTTTGTTTAGGACAGAATTTTATTTGGGGCAGAACGGGCGCTTATCCTCAATGTCCCTACCCGCCAACCTATCCAATCTCCTGTGCTTTGCGGTTATCAAAGTCGCCCAGCTCGAAAAGGGCTTCTGGCAAACGGCACTTAACGCAAATTAGCATTTGCATGATTTTACATAAAGATTTTGATAAATCGCGAATGATTTAGCAAATCGGCTTGGAACAGCCTGTTTCAAATGAACAACACCGGGGAGAGAATCTTCGGTGTTTTATTTTTATCTTTTTAGGAAGCATTTCTCTGGTCAGCTCTGACCTCAGGGTTTCTACGGTAGCCTATCGCCCCATTGATATCTGGTGCCTCTAGATTCCGTTATTCCACAGAGTTCAATCTCGGTAATTTACTGTTTTCTTAGAATTGCTTACCGAAGTCGCTACGGTTCGCTATGGGTAGCATAGAGCTATCCAGGGAACGCCCAGAAGCAATTTGCAAGTGTTTCTTGAGTTCCAGCTTTACAGCGAGTTCCGTTCTGTAATCGTTCACTTCTATACAGGTGAAATTTGCCCTGTGAGATCTGTCTAATTATTGGGCAATTTAGAGAAAATTCAGAACTCCATCGATTTCAAAAACAGCAAGCGAATGTTTTTGAACTAGTCTTTGTTTCACATTACATTCACCAGCATTCCTCAGGTTTGTTGGCAAGTTTGTAATGCATTTATTCCCTTGTGTATCCGTTTGAGGTGTTTCGTATGGTATCTGCTGTGTTCGTTAAATCTTTGGTTGTAGTTGATGCCAATGTTGATGACTATCAAAGCTTAGTAAGGGGCATCAGCTCTGAGTATGATGTGTTAGTGCTGGAGTCGAGCCAGGATGGCGTACAGCAAATTACCAAGGCACTAAACGATCGCCCCACCATTGAATCGCTTCACATCATTGCTCACGGTGCCCCCGGTACTCTCTTCCTGGGCAACACCACACTGAGTCTACAAACCCTCGATCGCTATTCCTGGGAGCTGCAATCCTGGTCGATCCAATCCCTGGGTTTGTATAGCTGTAATGTGGCAGCGGGAGACGCCGGAGCCGAATTTGTCGAGAAACTTCACGCTTTGACTGGAGCAGGCATTTCTGCCTCTACCAAGCTTTTCGGTGCCCATAACCTCGGCGGCAACTGGGAATTAGATACAGCGATCGGTAAGGGAGCAGAACCGCTGGCGATCGCACCCGATGTCATGAATGCCTACAATCACGTCCTGGAACTGCCCGCCGCACGGAGTGCAGAAGTAAGCGGCAACGTCTTCCTGGGCGGTAACTACATTGAGCTAGGACTCAGACCAGACGGTGCATTCAACACAACCGTTGCCAAACCCACTGGCTTCTTTGGCGCGATGGGCAGCGGCGTTGGTATGAGCGTTGACCTGGATGGCTTTGGGGCTGGCACGGTCAACCCTGGTGACTACTTCATGCCCGGAACCCCGGAAGAGCGGTGGGTGATTGGCTACAGAATTGGAGGCACAACTGTCAGGGCGAGCAACGGCAACGGAGCTGCTGATATTGCCAATACTGTCGCTAACACCTCTTCAGGCAGCACCCTCTCTGCGGTCAGTACAGGAACCCACAATTCAAGACTGCAAATTGTTCAGGAATACTCCTTCAACGAAGGCGATAAATTCTTCAAAAATACTGTAACGCTCACCAACGTTTCCACCGATGCCCTGGATAGCGTTCGCTATATGCGATCGTTTGACCCAGACAACCCGGTGAACTTCGGCGGTGCATATGCAACACTCAACACAGTGCTTGCAACGGTCGCTGTAGATGGCTATGCTCTGGTTGCGGCAAAAGCAGCACCAGGCGATCCGGCAATTGCAGCAACTGGAAGCGAGGTGCCTGTCTTCTTCTACTCGTCTGATCCCAGAGCCGTTGGCTCTTATTTTGGCTTCGCTAACACCGATCCCTACGCAGCACAGGCTTACGATTCTCCAGTGGCAAGGGGTGTATCAGCAACGGGTGACACCGGGATGACAATCGCCTTCGATGTGGGCACCCTAGCTGCCGGGCAGTCTACCACCTTTGTTTACTACACCAGCCTTGACCCGCGCCCCATCTCAGAAGTGCTGGGCAGCATTAACTCACTCGACCTCGTGGATGAAAGCGATACGGGTATTTCGCCCACAGATAACGTTACAGGCGATACCACGCCAACCTTTGGCGGCTCTCTGCCTACATCTGCCGCAGGGGACACGATCAAAATCTATGCCGATGACGTACTCGTCGGTTCTGGGACGGTTGGAGCAGATGGAAAGTGGTCTGTTACAACCTCTATCCTGGGTGAAGGGGAGCGCAAGATTACCTCTACTCGTACCAGCGGTGGCACCGAAAGCGCACCTTCTGCTCCCATCTATATCACGATCGATACGATCGCCCCAGATGCACCCACTGCACCCTTCCGATTGGCAGCGGTAGATGATACTGGCATCTCCGACAGTGACGGAATTACCACCGAAACCAATTCACTTCTCTTCAGCGGGACTCTGACGGCTGCCGAAGAAGGATTCCGCGTCAAGCTTTACAAGGGAACGACGCTCCTGGGAGAAGCGACAGTGGGTACGGGTGGTGCATGGTCTGTAACCACAAATGTCGCCCTGACTGAAGGCAGCAACGCAATTACCTACACCATCACCGACAAGGGAGGCAACACAAGCGCCCCCTCTGCTGAATTGCCCATCGTTGTCGATACATCTGCACCGACGATCGACCCCACCGCTAAACCGGATCTCCAATCCACCAGCGATAACGGGACTTCTGATACGGACGATAAAACGAACCTGACCAACCTCACTTTTGAAGGGACACTCACTCCTGCTGATGCTGGCTCAAAGGTCAAAATCTTTGATAATGGCAATTTGGTAGGGGAAGGAACCGTGACCGATACGGGTGCCTGGACGGTCAACGCAACAGGGATTGGCGTGGGTTCTCGATCGATTACCTACAAAGTAATGGATCCCTCAGGCAACGAAAGCGGAGAATCGGCTGCACTCACCGTTGAAGTCAGCACTGCAAAACCCACTCTGCCCACGGGAGAGGGCATCAGTTCTCAGCCTGACCTCACAGCGGCATCCGACACGGGTGAATCTGACAGCGACGACCTCACAGGCGACAACACGCCGACCTTCACCGGGCAATTCAGCAGTGCAGAAGCAGGTTTCACAATCACCATCTACAACGGAGATGTGGCTGTCGGCACAGGCACCGTAGACGAAGATGGCTTCTGGGAAGTCACAACCGATGCCCTCGACAACGGAGATCTCAGCATTCGTTACACTGTCACCGATCTGTTTGGCAATGAAAGCGACCCCTCCGATGAACTGCTGATACGCATGGATGCGATACTGCCCGCAACGCCTGAATTTGTTCCAGATTTGATTGGAGCCAGCGACACGGGTAAAGATCAGACAGACAATATCACCGCCGATAACACCCCTACTTTCAGCGGCACAGGCATCGCCGGACAAATTGTGCGAATCTACGACGGCGATACCAAAGTGGGTGAAGGCATCGTTGACAGCGAGGGCAACTGGTCTGTAACAACCTCTGTCCTGGAAGCAGGCAATCGCAGCATTACCAGCACCCTGGTTGACCCCATTACAGGAAATGAGAGTCT from Leptolyngbya ohadii IS1 includes the following:
- a CDS encoding Ig-like domain-containing protein, which codes for MFVKSLVVVDANVDDYQSLVRGISSEYDVLVLESSQDGVQQITKALNDRPTIESLHIIAHGAPGTLFLGNTTLSLQTLDRYSWELQSWSIQSLGLYSCNVAAGDAGAEFVEKLHALTGAGISASTKLFGAHNLGGNWELDTAIGKGAEPLAIAPDVMNAYNHVLELPAARSAEVSGNVFLGGNYIELGLRPDGAFNTTVAKPTGFFGAMGSGVGMSVDLDGFGAGTVNPGDYFMPGTPEERWVIGYRIGGTTVRASNGNGAADIANTVANTSSGSTLSAVSTGTHNSRLQIVQEYSFNEGDKFFKNTVTLTNVSTDALDSVRYMRSFDPDNPVNFGGAYATLNTVLATVAVDGYALVAAKAAPGDPAIAATGSEVPVFFYSSDPRAVGSYFGFANTDPYAAQAYDSPVARGVSATGDTGMTIAFDVGTLAAGQSTTFVYYTSLDPRPISEVLGSINSLDLVDESDTGISPTDNVTGDTTPTFGGSLPTSAAGDTIKIYADDVLVGSGTVGADGKWSVTTSILGEGERKITSTRTSGGTESAPSAPIYITIDTIAPDAPTAPFRLAAVDDTGISDSDGITTETNSLLFSGTLTAAEEGFRVKLYKGTTLLGEATVGTGGAWSVTTNVALTEGSNAITYTITDKGGNTSAPSAELPIVVDTSAPTIDPTAKPDLQSTSDNGTSDTDDKTNLTNLTFEGTLTPADAGSKVKIFDNGNLVGEGTVTDTGAWTVNATGIGVGSRSITYKVMDPSGNESGESAALTVEVSTAKPTLPTGEGISSQPDLTAASDTGESDSDDLTGDNTPTFTGQFSSAEAGFTITIYNGDVAVGTGTVDEDGFWEVTTDALDNGDLSIRYTVTDLFGNESDPSDELLIRMDAILPATPEFVPDLIGASDTGKDQTDNITADNTPTFSGTGIAGQIVRIYDGDTKVGEGIVDSEGNWSVTTSVLEAGNRSITSTLVDPITGNESLRSPALTITLDPTAVITPVIQGIDNGSGGSGGSGGSGGSGGSGNGDGSTNNGGGILTNNNTPSIGGVVEPGSTIEVLANGQPVRGNVTLNGDGTWKFVPETPLPDGTYKVVVKATSASGGVVLSPESTLTIDTKPATVTIVDTLSDLRDTTTSSLTLKFSEAIKNLDVADLNLTLNGQPIDLKGTTLTQKDAQTWVLGNLPQSAAPSGEYKIAVNRSDITDLAGNPLSFGAIDGWITGYTANATAMPPVKGKIGIRMTGNEGNNGIRGTKLRDVLRGMDGNDRLLGGKGNDRLVGGRGNDRLGGGRGDDRLIGGNGRDRLNGMGRRDVLVGGKGNDRLAGGGGDDLLQGGVGRDQLIGGGGKDTYAMNNVSHRGDLVIGFSAKDDLIDLRGIMQAQQYKADNRFAQYYQYVQLAQVGSNTEVRIDRDGSGSGTTMTTLMTLQGIAANTVQSSNFVIG